A genomic stretch from bacterium includes:
- the ligA gene encoding NAD-dependent DNA ligase LigA (this protein catalyzes the formation of phosphodiester linkages between 5'-phosphoryl and 3'-hydroxyl groups in double-stranded DNA using NAD as a coenzyme and as the energy source for the reaction; essential for DNA replication and repair of damaged DNA; similar to ligase LigB), translating to MGIIEAKIRIEQLKKDIGEHNQLYYVENSPKISDEEYDKLLKELIVLEERFPQFKTPDSPTQRVGAPPQEKFKIVKRVKPMLSLDGTTKEEEIYRFDKRIREGLGEDNVQYVAEPKFDGVSIELIYEGGILTRGTTRGDGINGEDVTPNVKTISTIPLKLDNVPATLVIRGEAMMTLKDFQALNKRLTETDKPTFANPRNAAAGSIRQLDSRITAERHL from the coding sequence ATGGGTATTATCGAAGCAAAAATAAGAATAGAACAACTCAAGAAAGATATAGGGGAACATAACCAGTTATATTATGTAGAAAACTCTCCTAAAATTTCAGACGAAGAATATGACAAACTCCTAAAAGAACTTATAGTTTTAGAGGAAAGATTTCCGCAATTTAAAACTCCTGATTCGCCGACACAAAGAGTAGGAGCGCCACCTCAAGAAAAGTTTAAAATCGTAAAGCGTGTTAAGCCAATGCTAAGTCTAGACGGGACAACAAAAGAAGAAGAAATATATAGGTTTGATAAAAGAATACGCGAAGGATTGGGAGAAGATAATGTTCAATATGTTGCGGAGCCGAAATTTGACGGAGTTTCAATAGAACTTATATACGAGGGCGGGATACTAACCAGAGGGACAACTCGCGGTGACGGTATCAACGGCGAAGATGTAACGCCTAATGTAAAAACCATAAGCACAATACCCTTAAAATTAGATAATGTTCCTGCCACTCTTGTCATACGCGGAGAAGCAATGATGACTTTGAAAGATTTTCAGGCACTTAATAAAAGACTGACGGAAACGGATAAACCGACATTTGCAAATCCGCGAAACGCCGCCGCAGGCTCAATAAGACAGCTCGATTCCAGAATTACCGCAGAAAGACATTTAA
- a CDS encoding four helix bundle protein, whose translation MGASGLIGANYREANDSLGKKDFIRCLKIARCEAKETYHWLKLLIEANSGERQELEKLIDEAEKYKKILSAIIKKMI comes from the coding sequence GTGGGGGCTTCCGGATTAATAGGAGCTAATTATCGAGAGGCAAATGATTCCCTTGGAAAGAAAGATTTTATTCGTTGTTTAAAGATTGCCCGTTGTGAAGCAAAGGAAACATATCATTGGCTTAAGCTTTTAATTGAAGCTAACTCAGGTGAAAGACAAGAGTTGGAAAAGTTGATAGATGAAGCAGAAAAATATAAGAAGATATTGTCAGCAATAATTAAGAAAATGATTTAG
- a CDS encoding desulfoferrodoxin FeS4 iron-binding domain-containing protein has protein sequence MAVEKVKEKYQCSVCGNVVIIVEVGGGGLVCCGEPMEKIEG, from the coding sequence ATGGCAGTGGAAAAAGTCAAAGAAAAATATCAATGTAGTGTTTGCGGTAATGTGGTAATTATTGTAGAAGTCGGTGGTGGTGGGCTTGTCTGTTGCGGCGAGCCGATGGAAAAGATAGAAGGATAA
- a CDS encoding rubrerythrin yields MPEFGTPFSGLKKEQKLTKEELIRAIRFLVSAEYEAIQLYMQLAESTEDELAKDVLVDIADEERVHVGEFLRLLKQLAPDEETFYAKGAKEVEKMIEKNK; encoded by the coding sequence ATGCCGGAATTCGGAACACCGTTTTCAGGATTGAAGAAGGAGCAAAAGCTCACAAAAGAGGAATTAATTCGGGCAATACGCTTTTTAGTTTCTGCGGAATATGAGGCAATCCAACTTTATATGCAGCTTGCGGAATCAACGGAGGACGAACTTGCCAAAGATGTTTTGGTGGATATAGCAGATGAAGAGCGTGTTCATGTCGGGGAATTTCTGAGATTGTTGAAACAGCTTGCTCCCGATGAGGAAACATTTTATGCTAAAGGCGCAAAAGAGGTAGAAAAAATGATTGAGAAGAATAAGTAA
- a CDS encoding FAD-dependent oxidoreductase, protein MKTITFETKIIDIIQRTHDVKSFRFKTEESVNFKPGQFFFVTIKIDGEEKTKHFSFSNSPTEKDYLEFTKRITDSDYSKALDKLKVGDWAKLRMPLGKFTFEGEYPKIVFISGGIGITPIRSICKFATDKKIPTDIILLYGNRTEKDIAFRDDIAEMQKLNKNLRVIYTLDNPSKKWEGRTGHINDEMIKEEISDFQERVFYICGPPKMVEMLRGILKDKLSVAAEKIKIENFSGY, encoded by the coding sequence ATGAAAACAATTACTTTTGAAACGAAGATAATAGATATTATTCAAAGGACTCATGACGTAAAGAGTTTTCGCTTTAAAACAGAAGAAAGTGTGAATTTTAAACCTGGACAGTTTTTCTTTGTTACTATAAAAATTGATGGTGAAGAAAAGACTAAACATTTTTCCTTTTCCAATTCTCCCACTGAAAAAGATTATCTTGAATTTACTAAGAGAATAACCGACAGCGACTATTCAAAAGCTCTGGACAAATTAAAGGTTGGGGATTGGGCAAAATTGCGGATGCCTCTGGGTAAATTTACTTTTGAAGGGGAATATCCCAAAATAGTATTTATATCCGGAGGTATAGGCATAACCCCCATAAGGAGCATATGTAAATTTGCAACGGATAAAAAAATACCGACGGATATAATTTTGCTTTATGGGAATAGGACGGAAAAAGATATTGCGTTTAGAGATGATATTGCCGAAATGCAAAAACTGAACAAAAATTTGCGTGTAATTTATACATTAGATAATCCTTCTAAAAAATGGGAGGGAAGAACAGGTCATATAAATGACGAAATGATAAAAGAAGAAATTTCCGACTTTCAAGAAAGAGTGTTTTATATTTGCGGTCCTCCCAAAATGGTGGAAATGTTGCGGGGAATCCTTAAAGATAAATTGTCTGTCGCAGCGGAAAAAATAAAAATAGAGAATTTCTCGGGATACTAG
- a CDS encoding N-glycosylase/DNA lyase, which produces MTHSQKEKTKTIQMLYSDISKDITSRLSEFNRLFKEGSDEDIFAELVFCILTPQSKAQSCWECVKNLKKKKLLLTLNRPPSKQWRTGSGLEGTLREIANQINKARFKNNKAKYIVEARKKFLSGGKLNIKSQISQFGNVQEAREWLVNGTCPVRDKSPFGDRTEMPEAFLISNGVKGIGYKEASHFLRNIGFGKEIAILDRHILRNLKELGVIKEIPSSISKKKYFEIESKMKQFAVSVNIPMGHLDFVFWYKETGEIFK; this is translated from the coding sequence ATGACGCATTCTCAGAAAGAAAAAACAAAGACTATTCAAATGTTATATTCTGATATATCTAAAGATATAACATCCCGATTGTCTGAATTTAACCGACTTTTTAAGGAAGGAAGCGACGAAGATATTTTTGCCGAACTGGTGTTCTGTATATTAACCCCGCAATCCAAAGCCCAATCTTGCTGGGAATGCGTGAAAAATCTTAAGAAGAAGAAATTATTGCTTACCCTGAACCGTCCGCCATCGAAGCAGTGGCGGACTGGTTCAGGGCTCGAAGGAACTCTTAGGGAGATAGCTAATCAAATAAATAAAGCGCGGTTCAAAAACAATAAGGCAAAGTATATCGTAGAGGCGCGGAAGAAATTCCTATCTGGCGGGAAACTGAATATTAAATCGCAAATATCTCAATTTGGGAATGTGCAAGAGGCAAGGGAATGGTTGGTTAATGGGACTTGCCCCGTTAGAGATAAGTCACCATTTGGCGACCGTACAGAAATGCCAGAGGCATTTCTTATCTCTAACGGTGTAAAAGGTATCGGGTATAAAGAGGCAAGTCATTTCTTGAGGAATATCGGATTTGGGAAAGAAATCGCCATTCTTGATAGGCATATACTTCGAAATCTAAAAGAGCTTGGAGTTATAAAAGAAATCCCGTCTTCCATATCAAAGAAAAAATACTTTGAAATTGAAAGCAAAATGAAACAATTTGCAGTAAGTGTTAATATACCTATGGGTCACCTTGATTTTGTTTTTTGGTATAAGGAAACAGGGGAGATATTCAAATAA